In a genomic window of Nitrospirota bacterium:
- a CDS encoding alcohol dehydrogenase catalytic domain-containing protein: MRVAMYYANDDVRLEEMPRPEPGPGEVLLRVMASGICGSDVMQWYRAGKTPLVLGHEIGGEVAEAGPGVTRYRPGQRVSASHHVPCNTCRYCLRDHHTVCDTLRSTKFLPGGFSEYVLLPAINVDRGVYELPGGMSFDEATFIEPLACVWRGQRKAGVSLGSAVLVLGSGISGLLHVALARALGAQPVAATDLVDYRLRSARTHGAHGALDARGDVPGEFRRLNGGRGADVVILTTGARGAVEQAFSSVDRGGTVLFFAPGEPDAAVPLAINDLFWRNEVTLTSTYAANYAEHVAARDLIAQGKVRVKEMITHTLPLARTREGFGLVAGAGESIKVIIRPQE, encoded by the coding sequence ATGCGCGTCGCCATGTATTATGCCAACGATGACGTCCGGCTCGAGGAGATGCCCCGGCCGGAGCCGGGGCCGGGGGAGGTGCTCCTCAGGGTCATGGCCAGCGGCATCTGCGGAAGCGACGTCATGCAGTGGTACCGGGCGGGCAAGACCCCCCTGGTGCTCGGGCACGAGATAGGCGGGGAGGTCGCCGAGGCCGGCCCCGGGGTGACGCGCTACCGTCCGGGCCAGAGGGTGTCGGCCTCCCACCACGTGCCCTGCAACACCTGCCGCTACTGCCTTCGGGACCACCACACCGTCTGCGACACCCTGAGGAGCACGAAATTCCTGCCCGGAGGGTTCTCCGAGTACGTGCTCCTGCCGGCCATCAACGTCGACAGGGGCGTGTACGAGCTGCCCGGGGGAATGTCCTTCGACGAGGCCACCTTCATCGAGCCCCTGGCCTGCGTGTGGAGGGGGCAGAGGAAGGCGGGAGTCTCCCTGGGCTCGGCGGTGCTCGTCCTGGGAAGCGGCATCTCGGGGCTTTTGCATGTCGCCCTGGCCAGGGCCCTGGGGGCCCAGCCCGTCGCCGCGACGGACCTTGTGGACTACAGGCTTCGCTCTGCGAGGACGCACGGGGCTCACGGGGCCCTGGACGCCCGGGGGGACGTCCCCGGGGAGTTCCGGAGGCTCAACGGGGGGCGCGGAGCGGACGTGGTCATCCTCACCACCGGCGCCCGGGGGGCCGTGGAGCAGGCCTTCAGCAGCGTGGACCGCGGGGGGACGGTGCTCTTTTTCGCCCCCGGGGAGCCCGACGCCGCGGTGCCCCTTGCCATAAACGACCTTTTCTGGCGCAACGAGGTCACCCTCACCTCCACCTACGCGGCAAATTACGCCGAGCACGTCGCGGCCAGGGACCTCATCGCCCAGGGGAAGGTCCGGGTGAAGGAGATGATAACCCACACCCTGCCGCTGGCGCGGACCCGGGAGGGCTTCGGGCTGGTGGCCGGGGCGGGAGAGTCCATT